In the Mytilus galloprovincialis chromosome 10, xbMytGall1.hap1.1, whole genome shotgun sequence genome, one interval contains:
- the LOC143048105 gene encoding protein-cysteine N-palmitoyltransferase HHAT-like isoform X1 codes for MESKKKTNTKKPWMILPAWETYFYISVHISVVAYITYCVYMASNNYGAFFGGIDFQSGWAFIKRGKDNSDFEWHFFYNLFWSIYPSFFAYIALDWVASRHMSFIYRRMVCLSYSVILLIYLLGWKTMLLQVLHCTVMYLVCLLQSKCLVWMMSIALISTLNIPACVTLMNSLTPEDSRRNSYYALMATLSLTHLRYTSFCLERVEYAASIKQYVFCKAPLQQSATTKLSESACPTRKPDEEMKQKEEIHFSLLDAFSYCFYYPLFFTGPIITYDDFSKQMNESEKKTLKASELKSIAFQATRVIFWTFFIEFILHFLYVNAFQNNVSTLENIDQWTLWGIGYCQGHFFMIKYWVLFGLPSVVARICGIVPPEGPNYVGHIYKYSDMWKCFDRGMYNFIKRYIYVPLGGSKGNTLQRLVCSASCFIFVFIWHGTEYYIFIWTLLNFIGISLEVFGSWVDKQTAVFHFKTSMPAAYRRIQCFVSAPIAIMSILSAFCFIGGSSIGNIYYQTIIVKGSMKSWLTNLFVMYCCVHSSIEIDKWLERKPKKD; via the exons atggagTCCAAGAAAAAGACTAATACTAAAAAGCCTTGGATGATATTACCAGCTTGGGAGACCTACTTCTACATAAGTGTACATATATCTGTTGTGGCATACATTACATACTGTGTGTATATGGCATCAAACA ATTATGGTGCCTTTTTCGGTGGGATTGACTTTCAATCTGGATGGGCTTTCATTAAGAGAGGCAAG GATAATTCTGATTTTGAGTGGCATTTTTTCTACAACCTATTTTGGAGTATCTATCCATCATTCTTTGCTTACATAGCCCTGGACTGGGTAGCATCACGTCATATGTCGTTT ATTTACAGAAGAATGGTGTGTCTTTCGTATTCTGTGATACTACTGATATACCTCCTGGGATGGAAGACAATGTTATTACAAGTTCTACATTGTACTGTAATGTATCTAGTCTGTTTACTCCAGTCTAAATGTTTGGTGTGGATGATGTCCATCGCTCTCATCTCAACTTTAAATATACCAGCGTGTGTTACATTGATG AATTCATTGACCCCTGAGGACTCAAGAAGGAACTCATACTACGCCTTAATGGCTACATTATCGCTTACACATCTACGTTATACAAGTTTTTGTCTTGAGCGAGTGGAGTATGCTGCCTCAATTAAACAATATGTATTTTGCAAAGCTCCTCTACAGCAAAGCGCTACAACAAAACTAAGCGAAAGTGCCTGTCCTACAAGAAAACCTGACgaagaaatgaaacaaaaagaGGAGATTCACTTTTCTTTGTTGGATGCATTTAGTTATTGCTTTTACTATCCTTTGTTTTTCACTGGACCAATTATTACCTATGATGATTTTTCAAAACAg atgaaCGAATCCgaaaagaaaactttaaaagCATCGGAACTGAAATCTATAGCATTCCAAGCAACAAGGGTGATATTCTGGACATTTTTCATTGAATTCATTCTTCACTTCTTATATGTCAATGCATTTCAAAATAATGTGTCTACTCTAGAAAACATTGACCAGTGGACTTTATGGGGAATTGGATATTGTCAAGGCCATTTCTTTATGATAAAATACTGGGTGTTATTTGGTCTGCCGTCTGTAGTGGCCAGGATTTGTGGCATTGTTCCACCAGAAGGACCTAATTACGTAGGACATATTTACAAATACTCTGATATGTGGAA gTGCTTTGACAGAGGGATGTACAATTTTATCAAAAG GTATATATATGTACCTCTCGGAGGCTCTAAAGGAAATACTTTACAGAGACTAGTGTGTTCAGCATCCTGTTTTATATTTGTGTTCATTTGGCACGGTACAGAATACTACATATTTATTTGGACATTACTTAACTTTATTGGTATCTCACTGGAAGTGTTTGGTAGCTGGGTAGATAAACAAACTGCCGTGTTTCACTTT aAAACATCCATGCCCGCTGCCTACAGAAGAATACAGTGCTTTGTTTCAGCGCCGATAGCTATTATGTCAATCTTATCTGCTTTCTGTTTCATTGGAGGGAGCAGTATAGGAAACATTTATTATCAGACTATTATTGTAAAAG GTTCGATGAAGTCGTGGTTAACAAACTTGTTTGTCATGTACTGTTGTGTTCATTCAAGTATAGAAATCGACAAATGGTTAGAGAGGAAACCGAAAAAAGACTAG
- the LOC143048105 gene encoding protein-cysteine N-palmitoyltransferase HHAT-like isoform X2: protein MVCLSYSVILLIYLLGWKTMLLQVLHCTVMYLVCLLQSKCLVWMMSIALISTLNIPACVTLMNSLTPEDSRRNSYYALMATLSLTHLRYTSFCLERVEYAASIKQYVFCKAPLQQSATTKLSESACPTRKPDEEMKQKEEIHFSLLDAFSYCFYYPLFFTGPIITYDDFSKQMNESEKKTLKASELKSIAFQATRVIFWTFFIEFILHFLYVNAFQNNVSTLENIDQWTLWGIGYCQGHFFMIKYWVLFGLPSVVARICGIVPPEGPNYVGHIYKYSDMWKCFDRGMYNFIKRYIYVPLGGSKGNTLQRLVCSASCFIFVFIWHGTEYYIFIWTLLNFIGISLEVFGSWVDKQTAVFHFKTSMPAAYRRIQCFVSAPIAIMSILSAFCFIGGSSIGNIYYQTIIVKGSMKSWLTNLFVMYCCVHSSIEIDKWLERKPKKD from the exons ATGGTGTGTCTTTCGTATTCTGTGATACTACTGATATACCTCCTGGGATGGAAGACAATGTTATTACAAGTTCTACATTGTACTGTAATGTATCTAGTCTGTTTACTCCAGTCTAAATGTTTGGTGTGGATGATGTCCATCGCTCTCATCTCAACTTTAAATATACCAGCGTGTGTTACATTGATG AATTCATTGACCCCTGAGGACTCAAGAAGGAACTCATACTACGCCTTAATGGCTACATTATCGCTTACACATCTACGTTATACAAGTTTTTGTCTTGAGCGAGTGGAGTATGCTGCCTCAATTAAACAATATGTATTTTGCAAAGCTCCTCTACAGCAAAGCGCTACAACAAAACTAAGCGAAAGTGCCTGTCCTACAAGAAAACCTGACgaagaaatgaaacaaaaagaGGAGATTCACTTTTCTTTGTTGGATGCATTTAGTTATTGCTTTTACTATCCTTTGTTTTTCACTGGACCAATTATTACCTATGATGATTTTTCAAAACAg atgaaCGAATCCgaaaagaaaactttaaaagCATCGGAACTGAAATCTATAGCATTCCAAGCAACAAGGGTGATATTCTGGACATTTTTCATTGAATTCATTCTTCACTTCTTATATGTCAATGCATTTCAAAATAATGTGTCTACTCTAGAAAACATTGACCAGTGGACTTTATGGGGAATTGGATATTGTCAAGGCCATTTCTTTATGATAAAATACTGGGTGTTATTTGGTCTGCCGTCTGTAGTGGCCAGGATTTGTGGCATTGTTCCACCAGAAGGACCTAATTACGTAGGACATATTTACAAATACTCTGATATGTGGAA gTGCTTTGACAGAGGGATGTACAATTTTATCAAAAG GTATATATATGTACCTCTCGGAGGCTCTAAAGGAAATACTTTACAGAGACTAGTGTGTTCAGCATCCTGTTTTATATTTGTGTTCATTTGGCACGGTACAGAATACTACATATTTATTTGGACATTACTTAACTTTATTGGTATCTCACTGGAAGTGTTTGGTAGCTGGGTAGATAAACAAACTGCCGTGTTTCACTTT aAAACATCCATGCCCGCTGCCTACAGAAGAATACAGTGCTTTGTTTCAGCGCCGATAGCTATTATGTCAATCTTATCTGCTTTCTGTTTCATTGGAGGGAGCAGTATAGGAAACATTTATTATCAGACTATTATTGTAAAAG GTTCGATGAAGTCGTGGTTAACAAACTTGTTTGTCATGTACTGTTGTGTTCATTCAAGTATAGAAATCGACAAATGGTTAGAGAGGAAACCGAAAAAAGACTAG